A single region of the Fimbriimonadaceae bacterium genome encodes:
- a CDS encoding AAA family ATPase: protein MSDTVSRAYEILARIREAAPPDPKLQNYIAALEQQLAKDDAGREELEKLVAEYEEAYQKLTAPANRTGVFLNWLDDNHEQAMIALGDTDYVVLVDPKVDSERLVRGTRVKLNEAYAVVGILPESEAGPIVKVGEVLDENRIRLGSDTPQASGGRIVLRGANLKDAKIEVGDELRLEATGRVAIEHMPKQEVRDYFFEEVPEMPWEKVGGQQHAISLIRETIEHPLLHPEIYEKYDKKPIKGILLFGPPGCGKTLIGKATAYNLTKEYAARVGHEVKEYFMYISGPKILNMWLGETERMVREIFTTAREKAKEGRLVFIFMDEAESVLRTRSSGRWLNISNTVVPQFCAELDGLVSLDNVVLMLTSNRPDYIDPAVLRPERIDRKVKIGRPDKDATRQILSIYLKPGLPLDPELMKRYQGEEDCARAELIEKTTEFIWRKTKETEFLKVSLRNASTETLYWRDLVSGALLKSVVDRAKEYAIRRAVADPDKPNGITLEDLETSVAAEYKENEIFPKGDTQEDWLKLLDYESENVAAVKPVGRSRGEEFHRKSMN from the coding sequence ATGAGCGACACTGTGTCCCGGGCCTACGAGATCCTCGCGCGCATACGCGAAGCTGCGCCTCCGGACCCCAAACTCCAAAACTACATCGCCGCGCTTGAGCAGCAACTGGCGAAGGACGACGCCGGACGAGAAGAGCTTGAAAAGCTGGTCGCCGAATATGAAGAGGCGTACCAAAAGCTCACCGCGCCCGCCAATCGGACCGGCGTTTTCCTGAACTGGCTGGATGACAACCACGAGCAAGCGATGATCGCGCTGGGCGATACCGACTACGTGGTGCTCGTGGACCCCAAGGTTGACAGTGAGCGCTTGGTGCGTGGCACGCGCGTGAAGCTGAACGAGGCTTATGCAGTTGTTGGGATATTGCCAGAATCGGAAGCTGGCCCGATCGTAAAGGTTGGCGAGGTCTTGGACGAAAACCGCATCCGATTGGGCTCAGACACGCCCCAAGCCAGCGGAGGACGAATCGTCCTGCGTGGAGCGAACCTGAAGGACGCGAAGATTGAGGTTGGAGATGAGCTTCGGCTGGAGGCTACGGGAAGGGTTGCGATCGAGCACATGCCCAAGCAAGAAGTTCGAGATTACTTCTTTGAGGAAGTGCCGGAGATGCCTTGGGAGAAGGTGGGCGGGCAGCAGCACGCCATCAGCTTGATCCGCGAGACTATCGAACACCCGCTGCTCCACCCCGAGATTTACGAAAAGTACGACAAGAAGCCGATCAAGGGCATCTTGCTGTTTGGCCCTCCGGGCTGCGGCAAGACGCTGATCGGCAAAGCCACCGCTTACAACCTCACGAAGGAATACGCCGCGCGTGTGGGCCATGAAGTGAAGGAATACTTCATGTACATCAGCGGCCCTAAGATTTTGAACATGTGGCTGGGCGAGACGGAGCGCATGGTGCGGGAGATCTTCACAACAGCCCGTGAGAAGGCCAAAGAGGGGCGTTTGGTGTTCATCTTTATGGATGAGGCCGAATCGGTCCTGCGAACGCGCTCCAGTGGACGCTGGCTAAATATCAGCAACACCGTCGTGCCCCAGTTCTGCGCGGAGTTGGATGGTCTGGTGTCTTTGGACAACGTTGTGTTGATGCTGACCTCGAACCGCCCGGACTACATCGACCCGGCGGTTCTAAGGCCCGAGCGGATCGATCGGAAGGTGAAGATCGGTCGTCCTGATAAAGACGCCACCCGACAGATTCTTTCGATCTATCTCAAGCCCGGACTTCCGCTTGATCCCGAGCTCATGAAGCGATATCAAGGCGAGGAGGATTGTGCTCGCGCTGAGCTGATCGAGAAGACCACTGAATTCATCTGGCGCAAAACTAAGGAAACGGAGTTCTTGAAGGTGAGCCTGCGAAACGCGAGTACGGAGACGCTGTATTGGCGCGACTTGGTGAGCGGGGCGTTGCTAAAGTCGGTCGTGGATCGGGCGAAGGAATATGCCATCCGCCGAGCCGTTGCTGATCCGGATAAGCCGAACGGGATTACTCTGGAGGATTTGGAGACATCGGTCGCGGCGGAGTATAAGGAGAACGAAATCTTCCCGAAGGGTGACACTCAGGAAGACTGGCTGAAGCTGCTGGATTATGAGTCGGAGAATGTGGCGGCGGTGAAACCGGTCGGGCGCAGTCGGGGTGAAGAGTTTCACCGGAAGAGCATGAACTAG
- a CDS encoding S1/P1 nuclease, whose product MTGVFRICVRLAFVSLVLCLATAHALAWDHNGHRLSVLIALEFRPDLKPRLEKLIVHLPNSRQWRELKAGGFSQNSRMEEKGDPDKWIADLMTDLPKIATFADWIRDYAVASKHSAHHYINLSYETNGRNEFLREPNAVTMTDSYVKYFPKEAPEQAWAVAWLTHLIGDLHQPLHCIARKLPDGQSDRGGNGVKHGNSNLHAYWDNLFDDKARSLGLPAYAKQLYAEGYSKLDAEDKAAFDKKRANQNPMSWAMEGQEAIRAVGYPADNLVSDYDKAALRVAETRILLASARMADVLDKLIPK is encoded by the coding sequence ATGACTGGGGTTTTTCGTATTTGCGTGCGGCTTGCTTTTGTGAGCCTTGTTCTCTGCTTAGCTACCGCCCACGCCCTTGCCTGGGACCACAACGGACACCGACTTTCTGTCCTTATCGCGCTGGAGTTCCGGCCTGACCTCAAGCCCCGCTTGGAGAAGCTGATCGTCCATCTTCCGAACAGTCGGCAGTGGCGAGAGTTAAAGGCGGGCGGGTTTTCGCAGAATTCGCGCATGGAGGAGAAGGGCGATCCGGACAAGTGGATTGCCGATCTCATGACCGATCTGCCCAAGATCGCCACGTTTGCCGACTGGATTCGGGACTACGCCGTAGCCTCGAAGCATTCTGCGCACCACTACATCAACCTTTCGTACGAAACGAATGGCCGCAACGAATTCTTGCGCGAGCCGAACGCCGTTACCATGACCGATTCGTACGTGAAGTATTTTCCCAAGGAGGCACCCGAGCAGGCTTGGGCTGTCGCATGGCTGACGCATCTGATCGGCGATCTGCACCAGCCGCTGCACTGCATCGCCCGAAAGCTTCCCGACGGGCAGAGCGACCGGGGCGGCAACGGCGTAAAGCACGGCAACTCTAACCTGCATGCCTACTGGGACAACCTTTTTGACGACAAGGCGCGAAGTCTGGGCCTGCCCGCATATGCCAAGCAGCTCTACGCTGAAGGCTATTCAAAGCTGGATGCCGAGGACAAGGCGGCTTTTGACAAGAAGCGAGCCAACCAGAATCCGATGTCCTGGGCGATGGAAGGGCAGGAGGCTATTCGGGCGGTCGGCTATCCTGCCGACAACCTGGTTAGCGACTACGACAAGGCCGCGCTCAGAGTGGCGGAGACACGGATTCTGCTCGCTTCCGCTCGGATGGCCGATGTTTTGGATAAGTTGATTCCGAAGTAG
- a CDS encoding M61 family metallopeptidase, with product MRGQPLSRFILISSLALAALQSFATIDYTVEPMPDAGELRVAVSFTADTTFTDIQAPNWAPGSYRLQEMSRTMKEVTAKDGAGQTIEMRQPNAYTWSMIAKPGTKVTFAYTVPRAFVAGALEYPGPATYVYVVGRKEEDCRLAVKLPKDWKIATGLDPVRGSEHTYSAPTYDVFADCPVSMGDLIIDTYASRGRTHSIALRGAAKEFVDRDYLIRICKYISDFQADFFSGLPFKHYVWHFNVNDRTDGAGGLEHLNSTSISMAAGMGVGTIGVYSHEYFHLWNVKRIRSAVLGPFDYTQLPKTGALWWLEGVTDYYAHLLPTRYNLFDDQELYRVLVNNHNAVQNNAAHLEVSPHEASMRVGETNNGRGNSNGYRISYYNYGWVAGFCLDVEIRRLTGGKRSLDDVMKALWEMCKDDQAGFPEDEIRRQCIRFGGPEMGAYYDKIVMDAGDMPVPEQLARMGLEMKDVEEETKDLGFNWAPMPGEKAIRVSNPRADVRDALKVGDLIVAINGKPACGDTTRSGVLAMNALIESVAEGEVLTLTIKRESGTDTVKSTVQIRKRTVKRVVELPNATEEQKTLRAGWMYGKAMKPGTLFDHSK from the coding sequence ATGCGCGGTCAACCTCTTTCCCGCTTTATCCTCATCTCCAGTCTTGCACTTGCCGCACTCCAAAGCTTTGCAACGATTGACTACACCGTCGAACCCATGCCTGACGCCGGAGAGCTTCGCGTCGCCGTCAGCTTCACCGCCGACACTACCTTCACCGACATCCAAGCCCCCAACTGGGCCCCGGGAAGCTACCGCCTGCAAGAGATGTCACGGACGATGAAAGAAGTCACCGCCAAAGACGGAGCCGGTCAGACCATCGAAATGCGCCAGCCAAACGCCTACACCTGGAGCATGATCGCCAAGCCCGGAACGAAGGTGACATTCGCCTACACGGTCCCCCGCGCCTTCGTTGCCGGAGCATTGGAGTACCCCGGCCCGGCAACTTACGTGTATGTCGTCGGACGCAAGGAGGAGGACTGTCGCCTAGCCGTCAAGCTCCCGAAAGACTGGAAGATTGCAACCGGCCTCGACCCCGTGCGTGGCTCAGAGCACACCTACTCGGCCCCCACCTACGACGTCTTTGCCGACTGCCCCGTCTCCATGGGTGACCTCATCATCGACACCTATGCTTCGCGGGGAAGGACGCACTCGATCGCCTTGCGAGGGGCCGCGAAGGAGTTCGTCGACCGCGATTATCTCATCCGCATCTGCAAGTACATCTCCGACTTCCAAGCCGACTTCTTCAGCGGCCTGCCGTTCAAGCACTACGTCTGGCACTTCAACGTCAACGACCGGACAGACGGCGCAGGCGGCTTGGAACACCTGAACAGCACCTCGATCAGCATGGCCGCAGGCATGGGAGTGGGCACCATCGGCGTCTATTCGCACGAATACTTCCACCTGTGGAACGTCAAGCGCATCCGCTCCGCCGTGCTCGGCCCGTTCGACTACACTCAGCTCCCCAAAACGGGCGCGCTGTGGTGGCTGGAGGGGGTGACCGACTACTACGCGCACCTCCTGCCCACGCGCTACAACCTCTTTGACGATCAGGAGCTTTACCGCGTCCTCGTCAACAACCACAACGCCGTGCAGAACAACGCCGCCCATTTGGAGGTCAGCCCGCACGAAGCAAGCATGCGCGTCGGTGAAACGAACAACGGACGCGGCAACAGCAACGGCTATCGCATCAGCTACTACAACTACGGCTGGGTGGCGGGCTTCTGCCTCGACGTCGAGATTCGGCGACTCACAGGCGGAAAGCGCTCGCTCGACGATGTGATGAAGGCTCTCTGGGAGATGTGCAAAGACGATCAGGCGGGATTCCCCGAAGATGAGATTCGGCGGCAGTGCATCCGTTTCGGCGGTCCCGAGATGGGCGCCTACTACGACAAGATCGTCATGGACGCCGGGGATATGCCCGTGCCCGAGCAGCTGGCTCGTATGGGCCTGGAGATGAAGGATGTGGAGGAGGAGACCAAGGACCTCGGGTTCAACTGGGCGCCCATGCCCGGGGAAAAGGCGATCCGGGTGAGCAACCCCCGCGCCGACGTCCGCGATGCGCTCAAGGTCGGCGATCTCATCGTGGCGATCAACGGCAAGCCCGCCTGCGGCGACACCACCCGGTCGGGCGTTCTGGCGATGAACGCGCTCATCGAGAGCGTCGCCGAGGGTGAAGTCCTGACGCTCACGATCAAGCGAGAAAGCGGCACCGACACCGTGAAGTCAACGGTCCAAATCCGCAAGCGAACGGTAAAGCGAGTCGTCGAATTGCCGAACGCCACCGAAGAACAGAAAACCCTGCGAGCCGGGTGGATGTACGGCAAAGCGATGAAGCCCGGCACACTGTTCGATCACAGCAAGTAG